One Mycobacterium sp. SMC-4 DNA window includes the following coding sequences:
- a CDS encoding PE-PPE domain-containing protein → MSSVVAALAAALVIVLAVASAAVSRAASALIMGGTSHALSVPQDTPKFIAKYVADANADYIEPSGLCGHDCSLIAAYSPGEIRFVTGLFDMSFDRSVAIGLANLDNCIRGVSCTVTDDPYTSTGSRIIDDDAFLVYAYSASATVASQQKLRLIANPVDARVNFLMLANPNRPNGGILERFVGAYVPFLGITFDGATSTSSSSANPLTTVDIARQYDGWVDFPTNPLNLLAVLNAVVGTVSVHGNYFDAGDPQLQGRYQDTSYYLIPTPVTPLLTPLTWIPWAGKPLALALDAPLRVLIETGYDRTVNPGQPTPARFFYAPDLFRTAINFAIAIPTGWDDAISYLTGDPDLRPFGTAPVTSPYGVGGPPVYAGSVDPYDDSPATPTEARREAKRADSSEPQVSPATADLGGAAEPTDLDTGDDALTGEQTPDGSTTEGQSADPERVTTGRQLRADTAASDSALNVRRDSRRPSAAAGSRRG, encoded by the coding sequence ATGTCATCGGTAGTGGCCGCGTTGGCCGCTGCGCTTGTGATCGTGCTGGCAGTCGCTTCGGCGGCAGTCAGCCGGGCTGCGAGCGCGCTCATCATGGGCGGAACGTCGCACGCATTGAGTGTTCCTCAGGATACGCCGAAGTTCATTGCGAAGTACGTCGCGGATGCGAACGCGGACTATATCGAGCCCAGTGGGCTGTGCGGTCACGACTGCTCGCTCATCGCGGCGTACAGCCCTGGCGAGATCCGGTTTGTCACCGGTCTTTTCGACATGTCGTTCGATCGGTCCGTGGCCATCGGGCTGGCGAACCTCGACAACTGCATCCGCGGCGTGAGTTGTACGGTGACCGACGACCCGTACACCAGCACGGGATCTCGGATCATCGATGACGACGCATTCCTGGTGTACGCGTACTCGGCGAGCGCCACGGTAGCTTCCCAGCAGAAGCTACGGCTGATCGCCAACCCGGTCGATGCCCGGGTGAACTTCTTGATGCTGGCCAATCCGAACCGGCCCAATGGCGGCATCCTCGAACGATTCGTCGGCGCCTATGTGCCCTTTCTCGGCATCACCTTCGACGGAGCCACCTCGACGTCCTCATCATCGGCGAATCCTCTGACGACCGTCGACATCGCCCGGCAGTACGACGGGTGGGTTGATTTCCCCACCAATCCGTTGAACCTGCTGGCCGTGCTGAACGCCGTGGTCGGCACAGTCTCGGTGCACGGCAACTACTTCGACGCGGGCGACCCGCAGCTGCAGGGTCGCTACCAGGACACCAGCTACTACCTGATCCCGACGCCGGTTACGCCGCTGCTGACACCGCTGACCTGGATTCCGTGGGCCGGGAAGCCGCTGGCGCTCGCACTCGACGCGCCGTTGCGGGTATTGATCGAAACCGGTTACGACCGCACCGTCAACCCCGGGCAGCCGACGCCGGCCCGCTTTTTCTACGCACCCGACTTATTTCGTACCGCAATCAATTTCGCTATCGCGATTCCGACCGGATGGGACGACGCGATCAGCTACCTGACCGGTGACCCCGATCTGCGGCCGTTCGGGACGGCGCCCGTCACGAGCCCCTACGGGGTGGGCGGCCCTCCGGTTTACGCGGGTTCGGTCGACCCCTACGACGATTCGCCGGCCACCCCCACCGAGGCCAGACGCGAAGCCAAGCGCGCAGACAGCTCCGAGCCGCAGGTATCGCCAGCCACCGCCGACCTGGGCGGGGCGGCTGAGCCGACAGATCTCGATACCGGCGACGACGCGCTCACAGGTGAGCAGACCCCCGACGGATCGACGACGGAAGGTCAATCCGCCGACCCTGAACGGGTGACGACAGGAAGGCAGCTCCGCGCCGATACCGCCGCCTCGGATTCCGCGCTGAACGTGAGGAGGGATTCTCGGCGGCCGTCTGCGGCTGCTGGTTCTCGTCGTGGATGA
- a CDS encoding SDR family oxidoreductase, translated as MSVLMTGFPGFLGSSLLPRILQRTDSEAICLVQGRFIDAAQRRLTELGATDRGLPQRVRVVEGDITQSGLGLDREILRGVTEAWHLAAVYDLTIARDIAHQVNVVGTHNLLNALESCTALTRLHHVSTCYVSGRYAGPFREDDLDVGAPFNNFYEESKHLAEVEVRQRMAGGMPATIYRPSIVVGDSRSGETQKYDGPYFVMQWLLRQPHRAVLPVVGDPETIRVNLVPRDFVVDAMAHLSGLDTSAGRTYHLADPTPLTVSELIDVLSTATGRIVIPIPLPRNMAKAAIRRVPGVYRMLRMPAEAVDYFAHPTFYLTDNLRSDLAGSGVQPPPFPSYVERLVDFMRAHPGIGSAAMY; from the coding sequence ATGTCTGTGCTGATGACCGGTTTCCCGGGTTTCCTGGGCAGCTCGCTGTTGCCACGAATCCTGCAGCGCACCGACAGTGAGGCGATCTGCTTGGTTCAGGGCCGGTTCATCGACGCCGCCCAGCGGCGCTTGACCGAGCTGGGCGCCACCGACCGCGGCCTGCCGCAACGGGTCCGGGTGGTCGAGGGCGATATCACCCAATCCGGTCTTGGGCTGGACCGGGAAATCCTGCGCGGAGTCACCGAGGCCTGGCATCTGGCCGCGGTGTACGACCTGACCATCGCGCGCGACATCGCGCACCAGGTCAACGTCGTCGGGACCCACAACCTGCTCAACGCGCTGGAATCGTGCACCGCTCTGACCCGGCTGCATCATGTCAGCACGTGCTATGTCAGCGGACGCTACGCCGGTCCGTTCCGCGAGGATGATCTGGACGTGGGCGCACCGTTCAACAACTTCTACGAGGAGTCGAAGCATCTCGCCGAAGTCGAGGTGCGGCAACGCATGGCCGGCGGGATGCCCGCCACGATCTACCGGCCCTCGATCGTCGTCGGGGACAGCCGATCCGGTGAGACGCAGAAGTACGACGGTCCCTATTTCGTCATGCAGTGGCTGCTGCGTCAGCCACACCGCGCGGTCCTCCCGGTGGTGGGTGACCCGGAGACGATTCGGGTCAATCTGGTGCCGCGCGACTTCGTCGTCGACGCGATGGCACACCTGAGTGGTCTGGATACTTCCGCGGGTCGCACCTACCACCTGGCCGACCCCACACCACTGACCGTCAGCGAACTGATTGATGTCCTGTCCACAGCCACCGGACGGATCGTCATACCGATTCCGTTGCCGCGCAACATGGCCAAGGCGGCGATCCGCCGTGTCCCTGGCGTCTACCGCATGTTGCGGATGCCGGCCGAAGCGGTGGACTACTTTGCCCACCCGACGTTCTACCTGACGGACAACCTGCGGTCTGACCTGGCCGGCAGTGGTGTCCAGCCGCCGCCGTTTCCCAGCTATGTCGAGCGACTGGTGGACTTCATGCGGGCACACCCCGGCATCGGTTCTGCGGCGATGTACTGA
- a CDS encoding wax ester/triacylglycerol synthase domain-containing protein yields the protein MNDFMRNSDAFTWSMESDPRLRSTVVTVLMLDRTPDWDEVRERVERLSQELPMLRQTVVASPAPAPPRWQECSDFDLDFHLRRIAAPSGGAFDTVLELARLAQMEDFDRARPMWKFTLIENLPDGEAAVLCTFHHALTDGVGGVQIAMTLFGLSPELPPVDGSARQIPQRSALADYRASARYGVGLLGAAVSGALSTVPRLLVDSVRSPVQTLGSAAGLAASVYRTVRPVSSTGSPLMTQRTLIRRLSVLEVPMPELREAAHRSGGALNDAFVAGITGGLRRYHEKHDAGVDALHLSMPISLRTNGDAPGGNRITLMRFDIPAGLPDAAERIRQIHRRTERVRQEKSLPYTQAIAGVLNLMPRWYIGSILRHVDFVASDVPGIPVPVKLGGAEVRMQYAFGPTIGSAVNVTLLTYVDTCALGIDVDSGAIPDIEVFNECLRAGFDEVLALAAE from the coding sequence ATGAACGATTTCATGCGCAACAGCGACGCTTTCACCTGGTCGATGGAAAGCGATCCGCGGCTCAGATCGACCGTGGTGACAGTTCTGATGTTGGATCGAACGCCGGATTGGGATGAGGTCCGTGAGCGGGTCGAGCGACTGAGCCAGGAACTGCCGATGTTGAGGCAGACGGTGGTCGCGTCCCCTGCCCCGGCGCCCCCGCGATGGCAGGAGTGCTCCGATTTCGATCTGGACTTCCATCTTCGCAGGATCGCCGCACCGTCGGGCGGCGCCTTCGACACCGTGTTGGAGCTCGCCCGCCTCGCGCAGATGGAGGACTTCGACCGGGCCCGACCGATGTGGAAGTTCACGCTCATCGAGAATCTGCCCGATGGCGAGGCTGCCGTTCTATGCACCTTTCACCACGCACTGACCGACGGTGTGGGCGGCGTGCAGATCGCTATGACGTTGTTCGGCCTCTCCCCTGAGTTACCACCCGTCGATGGCTCGGCGCGCCAGATCCCGCAGCGGTCCGCGCTGGCGGACTACCGCGCGTCGGCACGTTATGGCGTCGGACTGCTCGGCGCCGCGGTCTCCGGGGCGCTGTCCACGGTTCCCAGGCTGTTGGTCGACAGCGTCCGCAGTCCGGTGCAAACCCTCGGTTCGGCCGCAGGGCTGGCGGCTTCGGTCTACCGCACGGTGCGACCCGTCAGTTCCACCGGATCGCCGCTGATGACGCAACGAACGCTGATCCGCCGACTCAGCGTGCTGGAAGTGCCGATGCCCGAGCTCCGCGAGGCGGCTCACCGCTCAGGCGGTGCACTCAATGATGCATTCGTGGCAGGGATCACCGGTGGCCTTCGCCGCTATCACGAAAAGCACGATGCCGGCGTGGATGCGCTGCACCTGAGCATGCCGATCAGTCTGCGGACCAACGGTGACGCTCCTGGTGGCAACCGGATCACCCTGATGCGGTTCGACATTCCCGCGGGCCTGCCGGACGCGGCCGAACGAATCCGCCAGATCCACCGCCGCACCGAACGGGTGCGACAGGAGAAGTCGTTGCCGTACACCCAGGCCATCGCAGGAGTTCTCAACCTGATGCCTCGGTGGTACATCGGATCGATTCTGCGCCACGTCGATTTCGTGGCCAGCGATGTGCCGGGAATCCCCGTGCCGGTCAAGCTCGGGGGCGCCGAGGTTCGCATGCAATACGCGTTCGGCCCGACGATCGGTTCAGCGGTCAATGTCACGCTACTCACCTATGTCGATACCTGCGCACTGGGCATCGACGTCGACAGCGGAGCGATACCGGACATCGAAGTGTTCAACGAGTGTCTACGGGCCGGCTTCGACGAGGTCCTGGCCCTGGCCGCAGAATAG
- a CDS encoding helix-turn-helix transcriptional regulator has product MQATTLGALAEPNRLRIVELLRAGPMSVGEIADSLAIRQPQVSKHLRVLGDSGIVVGEALARKRIYHLEAAPFEEIGQWVESFAHLWESRLDSLGRYLDSITEGTDDEPTGR; this is encoded by the coding sequence ATGCAGGCAACGACCTTGGGCGCCCTCGCTGAGCCGAACCGCCTGAGGATCGTCGAACTGCTACGGGCCGGGCCGATGTCGGTTGGCGAGATCGCCGACTCCCTCGCGATTCGACAGCCGCAGGTGAGCAAACACCTTCGGGTACTGGGAGATTCGGGGATCGTCGTCGGCGAGGCGCTGGCCCGGAAGCGCATCTACCATCTCGAAGCCGCACCGTTCGAGGAGATCGGGCAGTGGGTCGAGTCCTTTGCTCACCTGTGGGAGAGCCGCCTCGACTCGTTGGGCCGATACCTCGATTCGATCACCGAAGGGACCGACGATGAGCCGACCGGCCGCTGA